The Cryptococcus gattii WM276 chromosome B, complete sequence genome has a segment encoding these proteins:
- a CDS encoding Protein phosphatase type 1, putative (Similar to TIGR gene model, XP_569133.1) — MGEQPEIDLDSVIDRLLEVRGNRPGKAVQLAEYEIKYLCTKAREIFISQPILLELEAPIKICGDIHGQYYDLLRLFEYGGFPPEANYLFLGDYVDRGKQSLETICLLLAYKIKYPENFFILRGNHECASINRIYGFYDECKRRYNIKLWKTFTDCFNCLPIAAIIDEKIFTMHGGLSPDLQSMEQIRRVMRPTDVPDTGLLCDLLWSDPDKDITGWSENDRGVSFTFGPDVVSRFLQKHDMDLICRAHQVVEDGYEFFAKRQLVTLFSAPNYCGEFDNAGAMMSVDDTLLCSFQILKPAEKKPKYGGYGGSARPVTPPRKGKPNKRKA; from the exons ATGGGAGAACAGCCTGAAATTGATCTTGACTCAGTCATCGACCGACTGTTAGAAG TGCGAGGGAACAGGCCAGGCAAGGCAGTGCAGTTGGCAGAATACGAAATCAAATACCTTTGCACCAAAGCCCGTGAAATTTTCATCAGTCAGCCGATCCTCCTTGAACTCGAAGCGCCCATCAAAATCTGTG GTGACATTCATGGACAATATTACGACTTGTTGCGTCTATTTGAGTACGGTGGTTTCCCCCCCGAAGCCAATTACCTCTTCCTTGGTGATTATGTCGATCGAGGCAAGCAGTCTCTTGAGACTATCTGCCTGCTGTTGGCGTATAAAATCAAGTACCCTGAAAACTTTTTCATCCTGAGAGGAAATCATGAGTGCGCTAGTATTAATAGAATCTATGGATTCTATGATGAGT GCAAACGTCGCTACAACATTAAACTCTGGAAGACTTTTACCGACTGCTTCAACTGTCTCCCCATTGCGGCGATCATCGACGAGAAGATCTTCACAATGCACGGAGGTTTGAGTCCTGACTTGCAAAGTATGGAGCAGATTAGGAGAGTTATGCGACCAACAGATGTTCCGGACACCG GCCTGCTTTGTGATTTGCTTTGGTCTGATCCGGACAAGGACATCACTGGATGGAGCGAGAACGATCGAGGAGTCTCGTTCACTTTTGGTCCAGACGTTGTTTCTCGGTTCTTGCAAAAGCACGATATGGACTTGATTTGTCGAGCGCATCAG GTTGTTGAAGATGGTTACGAATTCTTCGCCAAGCGACAGCTTGTCACTCTGTTCTCTGCCCCTAATTATTGTGGCGAATTTGATAATGCTGGTGCGATGATGAGCGTAGACGACACTTTACTTTGCTCCTTCCAA ATTCTGAAACCTGCCGAAAAGAAGCCGAAGTATGGTGGATACGGCGGCAGCGCGCGGC CGGTTACCCCTCCACGTAAAGGCAAGCCAAACAAAAGAAAGGCGTGA
- a CDS encoding Hypothetical Protein (Similar to TIGR gene model, INSD accession AAW41823.1) yields MSAPETTSPAPAAAPSTARSEIPASSIPPKPVTPAENLTEPPARALDAITEPTILDRARDIAKPYLDKAEPYVQKVQDATKPYADKAAAKLEQLVDKIEGNDPSTSAVPTSAGTLDDSVNNVKATTVGTAERAAAVAEDTGEKAKGFFEQGFNAVQSTFNQLTNTIEQKTTTDAHPGIITQMSNAVHKGLDKVEGLLNEAAVPTVPPSTSAAAIGTDNNTSTSHPVQTTTNTVPHIPIVP; encoded by the exons ATGTCTGCCCCCGAAACCACTAGCCCTGCTCCTGCTGCAGCCCCGTCGACGGCGAGGTCTGAGATTCCAGCTTCATCCATCCCTCCAAAGCCTGTCACTCCAGCAGAAAATCTGACAGAGCCGCCTGCACGGGCTCTTGACGCCATCACAGAACCCACCATCCTGGACAGGGCAAGAGATATAGCCAAGCCT TACCTTGACAAGGCTGAACCATATGTACAAAAAGTACAAGATGCAACCAAGCCCTACGCCGATAAAGCGGCTGCTAAATTAGAGCAACTTGTTGACAAGATTGAG GGGAATGACCCTTCGACGAGTGCTGTACCCACATCTGCAGGAACCCTCGACGATTCTGTGAATAACGTGAAGGCCACAACTGTTGGCACAGCGGAGAGGGCTGCTGCTGTGGCTGAGGACACCGGCGAAAAGGCGAAGGGTTTCTTTGAACAAGGTTTTAACGCCGTACAG AGTACCTTTAATCAACTCACCAATACCATCGAACAGAAGACGACTACTGACGCTCATCCCGGCATTATTACTCAAATGAGTAACGCCGTGCACAAGGGTCTTGATAAGGTTGAAGGACTTTTGAATGAG GCTGCTGTTCCGACCGTGCCTCCAAGTACTTCTGCCGCTGCTATAGGCACAGATAACAATACCAGCACCAGTCATCCGGTCCAGACCACTACCAACACAGTACCGCACATCCCTATTGTTCCATAG